Within the Aspergillus luchuensis IFO 4308 DNA, chromosome 5, nearly complete sequence genome, the region ATACGGCCCGATACAGCATCTGTTGCTATATCCAAGtgaactactacttaatcTAGTTAGTAACAGTCTCCCATGGGAATCTTTCTTCCGTACAACTAGCTGAAATCGACGAATATCCCAAGCTCCCACGAATGAGGCAGGCCGCCACCTGGGTTGACGTTTCCTTTCCGCAAACGAATGATCTACATTGCTTTTTCCCACCCACGACTACAAGTCTTCAACAGATGGTCTATGAGTTCACGATGATGTCGAGCGAAAGAAACCCAGTACGCTGTCAAGCAGACGTGGCCGGAGGATCTAGTTTCTCGCAATGTTATGCAGTCGGACCCCATTAATTACTTTGGTTATCCGATACAAGCATGATACTGCACTTCAGGTTACTTTATGGTTGGGGTGAACGGGAATATATCTTATAGTCACCTTTCCTGGGAGCTGCAGCCACATCGGCCATGGTTTCACAGGATGCCGGACGCAGGCCTGAGGCCACTAGGAATTTTCCGCGCAGATTCTGTGTATGTGTCATCCGCGTATTGAACTAACTTGGAGATACAGAGTCGGAGCTTATACAAAGATGACAGTAAGCCATACATCGTCTTAGTATGGTTCAAGTAATGGATAAGTCAGAATGTCCTGGCGGGGTATTAAAGCTAGCGATAGGCGATCCTTATAGCCAAGCTTATAGAGAGGTAACTATAAAGTACTAAGAACATTGATTTACCtgttaattattattgatcCTCGGTATTAGATACTTCTAGGTACTTTCTAGCCTGCGGCAGGCGGACATGATTCCCGCCACTAGGCACTAGCAGCTGATGCCCCGCTGTTTCCCAAATCAAACAAAGGAGGGGTCAGTTGCCGGTTAGTCCAACACGTGCAGGAGCTTCAGGAGCAACAAAGGTCGCCCGAATTTGTTCCTTTCTTTACATTCTTAAACTTGCAACTTTCGAATCACTTCTTCAATCCCATCAATCTGCACGTTGTTGTTCCCTGTCACCTTTTCAGCAAGGAACTCATATACCCATTGAAAAATGCCTCGAACTGCTATCTTCGTTATCGACATTCAGAACCATATCGCCGTTGATCCTACCTCTCGCGTCCCCCAGGCGGATCGCGTCATCAAAGCTTCTGAAGAGATCTTACAGACGGCTCGGTCCATCAAAGACTCCAATGAAAAGAGCAACAGTCCACTCATCGTATTCATTCAGCACGAAGAGTCCGCGAATGACGGAACCCTTGTAAAGGGGACGGAGCCCTGGGAACTCGTCTTTCACCCCCGCGCGGATGTGGAGGGCGAAATTTTGGTTGCAAAGAGGACAGGTACAGTACCAATTATGTTCGATGCCAATGGACATAGCTTAACGCATCTTTACATTCTACAGGGGACACATTCAAATCCAACCGCGACCTCGCGCAGAGGCTGCGCGACGCCAACGTCACCGAAATCGTCGCGTTTGGTCTGCAGAGCGATAAATGCGTTGAAGCAACATGTACCGGAGCACTGGCAGCTGGCTTCCACGTAACTGTGTTGGCTGGCGCACATTCTACCTACGATGCTGATGGAAAGACCGCCCAAGAAATCGAGCGTGAAGTTGAACTTCGCCTCTCGACACGAGGCGCTCGCGTTGTGCGGTGGGAGAAATGGGTGGAAAAGCAACAGATTGCCTGATTCTCACTCTTGTTGCTTCCGGTTTAGTTCATTCTTGTACATGTTAGAATTGCCAGAAACTTTGCCTGAAATGCGGGCTTCGTCGAGATACACCATAATTGACATGATCATCACCGTTTCCTTTCCTGCACATCGAGCTCAGAACAGAACACGTACGCCACAGTGGCAGCCAAGCTGAACAGGCCAAGTTGGAAGATCGGAGTATAGTTGCGCTTGGCGGGACTAGATTGAAGCATGTTGGAGGGGCAAGTAGGGTCTGGGCTCGGGATGCATGTTTGGGCGGGGAGACGCTATAGGCTCGCCCCACTTGTGCCCAGCTGATGTTCACCGATAGTCCAAAATAGTGTAGACCTGCGATCAGCCGATCCATCGGCAAACAGACATCGCAGTAACCGGCATGGGGTGGTCACATCACCTGACGGCTACGTACAAAGGACGATCAGGAAGATCAGGAAAATCAGGCAACGATCTTATCCTGAGGCATCTATTCCTCCACATGTCATTTCTATCCCGAAACCACTACTCACTGAGTACAGAGCCTCGACTATTTCGCCGCTATGTAAGTAGCAGCAAGATACGTATTCTTTCATGTTTCGGTGTACGCTAATGCTAGAACTAGATACGGTATTCCCGAACTATATATGATAAGAGATTAGTGAGCACTTCGAAGCCTGCTTGCTATCAATTTAATGCATAAAACTGTAGCATACGTAAGTAGGTAGGCATGGAAATGCACAGACCCGAAGAACCTCCAGATGAAAGTCGCATAAAACTTAAACTGCTGCAAACAATTGTATAGATAACCCAAAGTGCTTGTTAACTTTGTCCGTAAACGCTTTGCAATCATCACAAGGAGCTTTATTGACCAATATGGCTGCTTTTGTTAATGTAGCCGGTAGCGGTGGTGCCTCAGCCATCCTGATCAGGTCTCGATGTCTCCATCGTCGTGTATCTAGTATCTCCAGTTTGCATTCTAGCTCCTGTAATGATCGCGCCCGAGGACTATCGATCACCCGGTTCAGTATCGCTTCAACGGCCCTGAGATTTGCCTCCAGTTCCTGAATCGCATCGTCGTTTCTGACGAGGTCTTCCAATTTATACATGAGCTCGTACTTTAAGTCCTGCTTGGTTTTCCGGAGATGAGTCACTTCCCGTCCTATCTCGGTGCTTGAATAGAACCTTTCAAATTCATCTTCTGTCCTTTCAGATTCTTCTCTTAGTTTCGGATCCGGCAAGAGATCGCGTGGCAGGAAAGCATGGCGATCAATGAAATATGCTATCAGTTGCTTTTCTGCGTGGTAGGcgatatcctcatcatggaTATGGGAAGGAAAATGATGACCCACTGTTTTGGCAATGTAAAAGACATCGTCTGCCCAATGGCGACCCACAACACTGAAGGTTTGCCCAGGAACTGTTGTCAATCGGCTGATAGCAGCAACAGACGGAAATTTTCCGCCTCTTTCTAGTCGCGCCACTGTCTCTCCAAGTCCTGATATTGGATGCTTCCCGGTTGGCTTGGGCTCTTCCATACTGGAAGATGTGCGACTATAGGACTGAGACAACGATACAGTGGGTGGTTCTCCAAAAGCGGTCTTTGACATTCGTCTCTCTGCGCTAAGAAGGCGAACAATTTCCCGGCGATCAAGGGCCGCTCTGGGAGTGTCCTCAAAATAGTCATCAGTACGAtcgtttctttcctcttgaAGTTCGTCATGCTCCTGCGCAAAATAAACTGCCAGTCGATTTTTGACATCCCGGATATTGGTGTCCGCGCCGTGTTGTAGGAGTACTTTTACATTGTTAACCCGCCCAAAGAGCGCTGCCTCCATTAGAGCGCTCCTTCCGCCATTATCAACAGCATTCACATCCGCTCCATGTTCGATGAGAATTGACAGCATCTCGGGGATACTCTCAGCTGCTGCGCGGATGAGGGTTGTTTTACCGTTGAAGGGGAACCGCCCTCGAACAAACAGCCAAGCCTCAGTAGATGTCTCCAAATATTCTTGAACCGCTCTAGTGTGTCCAGCAATACAGTCGCAAATTGACTGGGTAATCCTTTTCTGCTGGAATGGCTGGACGTCACACCCTAGGTCAAGCGGGAAATTTCCTAGGTCGACGGTGACTAGTTCCTTTGCATCTTCCGGGATATTCATAGatacttcttcatcgtctgcTGCGGCAGTAGTAGCCTTAGCTAGATCAGCTACCAGCTGATCAATatcgccttcatcatcgtcctcattATCGCTGTCATCCGAAATACAGATATTGACGTATCGACCACGTTTCTTGTTGATTTCATAGGCTACCTCACCTTTCTCATTCATGGGGAAGCAGCAAAAATATGTCTCGCTTGTTTCGCAATGAGATTTTCTGAGATCGTTTGCCTGCCAATCCAACGAGTTGACCCGATGGCGATGAACTGCTTCGCAAAACGGACATCGTACGTGGTAGCAGGTTGCGTTCCACCATATCACGTCAGCTTTAGGAAAACGTCTCTCCATTGTGAGAATATGTTATTTTGTCGTAAACCGAGTCGACGAAGGTGTTTGGGGAGACAGCCTGTTGGATCGCACGAGCAGGGATAGATTGGAGGGACCAAAGTCGTGGTTTGAGTGAAGATATGTCAATACACCTGTCGCAACTGCCACAGAGACCTTCTATGTCAAGGATGCCTTGAAAGTAATTAAGCGGGGAAATAAGCAATTTCTCGTGACTAGAAGATATAATACATCACCACTACGTGATTGTGTAAGATACTATATTACCATACGGTACCTGAAACCAGACAAAGTAATCCTGGATAAGTTTGAACTCCTTCATCTGTCCACACGTTGAAGTTGTGCGGAATCTCGTCCCTTCCAATAGTCAAACTGAGTCCTGGAAACCATAGGGACTGTCTTCATCAATAACAAGAAGGCTAATTCTGACTACTTCGATGCTACAATGAAGATAGGCAATGAGTTCAGTGCGGCTCTGTTATGTTCACTCTGCTAACCTTCTGATGCAACTCTTTAGAACCCCTGTTC harbors:
- a CDS encoding uncharacterized protein (COG:S;~EggNog:ENOG410PU3U;~InterPro:IPR000868,IPR036380;~PFAM:PF00857;~antiSMASH:Cluster_5.15), coding for MPRTAIFVIDIQNHIAVDPTSRVPQADRVIKASEEILQTARSIKDSNEKSNSPLIVFIQHEESANDGTLVKGTEPWELVFHPRADVEGEILVAKRTGDTFKSNRDLAQRLRDANVTEIVAFGLQSDKCVEATCTGALAAGFHVTVLAGAHSTYDADGKTAQEIEREVELRLSTRGARVVRWEKWVEKQQIA
- a CDS encoding ankyrin repeat domain-containing protein (COG:S;~EggNog:ENOG410PQ9U;~InterPro:IPR002110,IPR036770,IPR020683;~PFAM:PF13857,PF12796,PF00023,PF13637,PF13606;~antiSMASH:Cluster_5.15;~go_function: GO:0005515 - protein binding [Evidence IEA]), which produces MERRFPKADVIWWNATCYHVRCPFCEAVHRHRVNSLDWQANDLRKSHCETSETYFCCFPMNEKGEVAYEINKKRGRYVNICISDDSDNEDDDEGDIDQLVADLAKATTAAADDEEVSMNIPEDAKELVTVDLGNFPLDLGCDVQPFQQKRITQSICDCIAGHTRAVQEYLETSTEAWLFVRGRFPFNGKTTLIRAAAESIPEMLSILIEHGADVNAVDNGGRSALMEAALFGRVNNVKVLLQHGADTNIRDVKNRLAVYFAQEHDELQEERNDRTDDYFEDTPRAALDRREIVRLLSAERRMSKTAFGEPPTVSLSQSYSRTSSSMEEPKPTGKHPISGLGETVARLERGGKFPSVAAISRLTTVPGQTFSVVGRHWADDVFYIAKTVGHHFPSHIHDEDIAYHAEKQLIAYFIDRHAFLPRDLLPDPKLREESERTEDEFERT